A window of Romeriopsis navalis LEGE 11480 contains these coding sequences:
- a CDS encoding YdcF family protein encodes MFLFLSKLIPLLFYPVGGSIAVILISLILLKRRRRRLASALLILAMWLLYFSSTEFVAHGLTRSLESQNLPQTIPVADAIVVLGGATKTPQSPRTMPEVNEAGDRVIYAAKLYKDGKAPKIILSGGRVTWNGETGSESSDMASLLDLFSIPRSAIIEDPASLNTRQNAENVKVIVAREKLKRLILVTSATHMPRSLAIFRRLGMDVTPAPTDFYTVQVDQRKNAQGRLLSLLPDVEHLALTTRSLKEYVGLFVYRLRGWV; translated from the coding sequence ATGTTTCTCTTTCTGTCGAAGCTCATCCCACTGTTGTTTTATCCAGTGGGGGGCTCGATCGCCGTCATTCTGATTAGTCTGATTTTACTGAAACGACGGCGGCGCAGGCTGGCTAGCGCCCTGCTAATTCTTGCGATGTGGCTGTTGTATTTCAGTAGTACGGAGTTCGTGGCCCATGGCCTGACGCGATCGCTCGAATCCCAAAATTTACCCCAGACGATTCCAGTGGCGGATGCGATCGTTGTTTTGGGTGGTGCGACGAAAACGCCTCAGTCTCCACGGACAATGCCGGAAGTGAATGAAGCGGGCGATCGTGTGATTTATGCCGCGAAACTCTATAAGGATGGTAAAGCCCCGAAAATTATTTTGAGTGGTGGACGTGTAACTTGGAACGGTGAAACTGGTTCAGAATCGAGTGATATGGCAAGTTTGTTGGATTTATTTAGCATTCCGCGCAGCGCCATAATCGAAGATCCAGCATCGTTAAATACAAGACAGAATGCTGAGAATGTCAAAGTTATTGTGGCGCGCGAAAAGCTGAAGCGCTTAATTTTGGTCACTTCGGCGACACATATGCCCCGCTCCCTGGCAATCTTTCGACGGTTAGGGATGGATGTGACACCGGCTCCAACGGATTTTTATACCGTTCAGGTCGACCAACGCAAAAATGCCCAGGGACGTTTGCTGAGTCTTCTACCGGACGTCGAACATCTGGCTTTGACGACGCGATCGCTGAAGGAATACGTCGGTTTATTCGTGTATCGATTACGCGGTTGGGTTTAG
- a CDS encoding glycosyltransferase has product MLRKPPQTKRKPTNRPKRQPTKNPKQPNQAAKKHWFWGPSAQSSVPTQSQPALQCLTPIVVILPIHNEQASLPGTLKKVTQYIYRHPHVTFVFIDDGSVDRSCDILTQGIRNAKTPQLQMLTYKQRAGKGYAVRMGMRAAVMHCEYLCLLDGDLAYSLDHLDDLMIALQSADIAIGNRALGITTEPKRHWLRGKIRQFFTQLARKGLGLAYPDPQAGLKGFRQPAAQLLFDRQSLTGFSFDLELLYLAKKYGFSVAQIPAQVSQPHQLKVSQVKLVKDHLWMLKDLMRIYFNNWVGRYR; this is encoded by the coding sequence ATGCTGAGAAAGCCTCCCCAAACAAAGCGTAAACCCACAAATCGCCCCAAACGGCAGCCCACAAAGAACCCCAAGCAACCAAATCAAGCCGCAAAGAAGCATTGGTTTTGGGGACCATCCGCGCAATCTTCGGTTCCGACTCAATCACAACCCGCGCTACAGTGCTTGACGCCGATCGTCGTGATTCTACCGATTCATAACGAGCAAGCCTCCCTACCGGGAACGCTCAAAAAAGTCACCCAGTACATCTATCGTCATCCCCACGTCACCTTTGTCTTCATTGATGACGGGTCAGTCGATCGCAGCTGCGACATCTTGACCCAAGGCATCCGCAATGCCAAAACCCCACAACTCCAGATGCTGACCTACAAGCAACGGGCAGGGAAAGGCTATGCCGTCAGAATGGGCATGCGCGCGGCGGTGATGCATTGTGAATACCTCTGCCTGCTGGATGGCGATCTGGCCTACTCCCTGGACCACCTCGATGATTTGATGATCGCCTTGCAAAGTGCTGATATCGCGATCGGCAATCGTGCCCTCGGCATCACGACCGAGCCAAAGCGCCATTGGCTCCGGGGCAAAATCCGCCAATTCTTCACCCAGCTTGCGCGCAAAGGTTTGGGTTTAGCTTATCCTGACCCCCAAGCCGGACTCAAAGGGTTTCGCCAGCCCGCCGCCCAACTGCTCTTCGATCGTCAATCACTCACCGGTTTTAGCTTTGACCTAGAACTGCTTTATCTGGCGAAAAAGTATGGATTTTCCGTTGCACAGATTCCCGCACAAGTCAGCCAACCCCACCAGCTTAAAGTTTCTCAGGTGAAACTCGTCAAAGATCACCTCTGGATGCTAAAAGATCTGATGCGGATATATTTTAACAATTGGGTCGGGCGGTATCGGTAA
- a CDS encoding MHYT domain-containing protein translates to MLNPLVSTYDFQLVAISIVIAILAAYTALTFANHVTQTPAAARPIWLGSGAIAMGTGIWSMHFVGMLAFQLPVEISYSLPIVIFSMLAAISASAIALKTVSAPILTTRDWLLSSSSMGAGISTMHYTGMAAMQVPAHIHYNSYLVSLSIGVAIVVSMIALKIVFRLCQPDSSSWQKLGSAVVMGAAIPLMHYIGMAAVEFSALPTGQTTIESNLEFLSGLVCVISFVIIGSALLISLEVQVSDRTASLSRSNAQLTDTLANLKQTQTMLVHSEKMSSIGEMVAGIAHEIKNPTTVLAGNMSYLKSYSEQLIELLEHCIQSPEPLPPAIATYLTSFDQEFVLEDYPKVIKSIDIGVDRVREIVLTLRSFSRMEKTDTAMRPTDLQHNIDSTLLLLHHRLKVSGIEVIRDYGEVPYVECLPGQINQVLLNIISNAIDALESRDQTRSTEEKQQIPSVISIRTACEQETAVIYIADNGEGMSATVGKQIFDAFYTTKSADQGTGLGLSVSYQIITEGHNGHLICSSEPGQGCEFQIQLPLQQNVAIAPPQTIATTS, encoded by the coding sequence ATGCTGAATCCACTTGTCAGCACCTACGATTTTCAACTAGTTGCCATCTCGATTGTTATTGCGATTCTCGCCGCCTATACCGCACTCACGTTTGCCAATCATGTAACCCAGACACCCGCAGCGGCCCGGCCCATCTGGCTCGGGAGTGGGGCGATCGCCATGGGCACCGGGATCTGGTCAATGCACTTTGTCGGTATGCTGGCGTTTCAATTGCCAGTTGAAATTAGCTATAGTCTGCCGATCGTCATTTTCTCCATGCTGGCCGCCATCAGCGCTTCGGCCATCGCCCTCAAAACCGTCAGCGCGCCAATTCTCACAACCCGTGACTGGTTACTCAGCAGCAGCAGCATGGGCGCAGGGATTTCCACCATGCATTACACCGGCATGGCCGCGATGCAAGTCCCCGCACATATCCACTACAACAGTTATTTAGTCAGCCTCTCCATTGGCGTCGCGATCGTTGTGTCAATGATTGCGTTGAAGATCGTATTTCGGCTCTGTCAACCTGATAGCAGCAGTTGGCAAAAGCTCGGTAGTGCGGTGGTGATGGGTGCGGCGATTCCCTTGATGCACTACATCGGCATGGCCGCAGTCGAATTCTCGGCACTGCCGACTGGACAGACTACGATTGAAAGTAACTTGGAATTTCTCTCTGGATTAGTCTGTGTTATTAGCTTTGTGATTATTGGGAGTGCCTTGCTGATTTCACTGGAAGTTCAAGTCAGCGATCGCACCGCTTCGCTTTCCCGTAGTAACGCCCAACTAACGGATACCCTAGCGAATTTGAAACAGACCCAAACCATGCTGGTCCACAGTGAGAAAATGTCGAGCATTGGTGAAATGGTCGCGGGCATCGCCCATGAGATTAAAAATCCCACCACCGTGCTAGCGGGAAATATGTCTTATCTCAAAAGCTATTCGGAACAGTTGATCGAACTGCTTGAGCATTGCATACAATCCCCTGAACCCTTACCACCGGCAATCGCAACTTATCTCACAAGCTTTGATCAAGAATTTGTGCTTGAAGACTATCCAAAAGTGATCAAATCGATCGACATTGGGGTCGATCGGGTGCGCGAGATTGTCCTCACATTGCGCAGTTTTTCACGCATGGAAAAGACGGATACGGCAATGCGGCCCACCGATCTACAACACAATATCGACAGCACTTTATTACTCCTGCATCATCGCCTCAAAGTCAGCGGCATTGAAGTGATTCGCGATTACGGTGAGGTCCCCTATGTGGAATGTCTACCGGGCCAAATCAATCAGGTCCTCTTAAATATCATCAGTAATGCGATCGATGCCTTAGAGTCACGAGATCAAACTCGTAGCACCGAGGAAAAACAGCAAATTCCGAGTGTGATTTCCATCCGCACTGCCTGCGAACAGGAAACTGCCGTAATTTACATTGCCGACAATGGAGAGGGCATGTCAGCGACCGTTGGGAAACAGATTTTCGACGCGTTCTACACCACGAAATCAGCGGATCAAGGCACAGGGCTTGGCCTCTCGGTGAGTTACCAAATCATTACAGAGGGCCACAATGGGCATTTGATTTGTTCGTCAGAACCCGGACAAGGCTGCGAGTTTCAAATCCAGCTGCCCCTCCAACAAAACGTTGCGATCGCTCCGCCACAAACGATCGCAACAACCAGTTAA
- a CDS encoding YdcF family protein, whose amino-acid sequence MSQLIQLLFYPLGLSIFLTLIGLLLLKRRGLYKFGITLLVFALSLLWISSTSLVARSMAQSLEFQNLPKEVAAADAIVVLGGATKSHQAPRTMPEVNDAGDRIIYATRLYKDGKAPKIIVSGGRIPWHGDVGTEADHMASLMELFGVPRSALLEESDSMNTRKNAENIKQMLEKEQLNKLILVTSAIHMPRALAIFRRLEIDVVPAPTDFYSVFPYKGKKASFQLSSLLPQVGNLDLTTRAMKEYIGLWVYRLRGWA is encoded by the coding sequence TTGTCTCAACTAATTCAGCTATTGTTCTATCCCTTAGGACTCTCAATTTTTCTGACGCTTATTGGTTTGTTATTGCTGAAACGGCGGGGATTGTATAAGTTTGGCATTACTTTACTGGTGTTTGCCCTGAGCTTGCTCTGGATTAGTAGCACCAGTCTTGTCGCACGTTCGATGGCGCAATCATTAGAGTTTCAGAATTTGCCGAAGGAAGTCGCTGCTGCTGATGCAATTGTTGTTTTAGGTGGTGCAACGAAGTCACATCAGGCTCCACGGACAATGCCGGAAGTCAATGATGCGGGCGATCGGATCATTTATGCCACGCGGCTTTATAAAGATGGTAAAGCCCCCAAAATTATTGTCAGTGGTGGCCGTATTCCCTGGCATGGTGATGTGGGGACTGAGGCTGATCATATGGCCAGTTTGATGGAGTTATTTGGGGTTCCACGATCGGCATTATTGGAAGAATCTGACTCGATGAATACGCGCAAGAATGCTGAAAACATCAAGCAGATGCTCGAAAAAGAGCAGTTGAATAAACTGATTTTGGTGACTTCTGCGATTCATATGCCACGTGCGCTGGCGATCTTCCGGCGGCTAGAAATTGATGTTGTGCCCGCTCCCACTGATTTTTATTCGGTGTTTCCTTACAAAGGTAAAAAAGCTTCATTTCAGCTATCAAGTCTGCTGCCCCAGGTGGGAAATCTTGATCTGACAACACGCGCGATGAAGGAATATATTGGTCTGTGGGTTTATCGGCTCAGGGGTTGGGCTTAG
- a CDS encoding NupC/NupG family nucleoside CNT transporter, with protein sequence MSWLNLVSFFGIFALCLIAWVGSENRKQVPWKVILWGIGLQLIFGLVVFQFPLSRRIIELISKNINAIINATEAGARFLFGNLIVPDPINAPGPVGAGRWIARAITPGYVPVPGDRLAPENISLGYILAFRALPLVVFFSSLMSLLYHWHVIQPIINFFGKIFRWTMGLSGAEALSGAANIFVGIESGLVIRPFLEKMTRSELCSILSACYGSIASTVLAIYALFLAPTFPTIAGHLVSASLMSIPACFVLSKILVPETEVPVTLGGMPTAEADEAEPENAMESIIQGAMDGAKLAIAIAALLIAILGLVALVDLFFGNLAGLAQSPNAVLKQIGQFFQVVNVKNILGALFVPLVSLTGISNQWTEIWQSSVLIGSRLVETEIPAYLSLASLAQKGAISDRALVIISYILCGFAHLPSYGIFVGGFSSLIPSRRKDITELGWKALWAATLATIMTGCIAGVFFSGNASILGRG encoded by the coding sequence ATGTCCTGGTTAAATTTGGTTTCATTCTTTGGAATTTTTGCGCTCTGCTTGATTGCTTGGGTTGGTTCAGAAAACCGCAAGCAAGTGCCCTGGAAGGTGATTCTGTGGGGCATTGGACTGCAGCTAATCTTTGGTCTCGTTGTCTTTCAGTTTCCCCTCAGTCGGCGGATTATCGAGCTGATCAGCAAAAATATTAATGCCATTATTAACGCGACTGAAGCCGGCGCCCGGTTTCTCTTCGGCAATCTAATTGTGCCGGACCCCATCAATGCCCCTGGACCGGTCGGCGCGGGCCGCTGGATTGCCCGGGCCATTACGCCGGGTTATGTGCCCGTACCGGGCGATCGCCTGGCACCGGAGAATATTTCCCTCGGCTATATTCTGGCTTTCCGCGCCCTGCCCTTGGTGGTTTTCTTCTCTTCACTGATGTCGCTGCTGTATCACTGGCATGTGATACAGCCGATCATCAATTTCTTCGGCAAAATCTTTCGCTGGACGATGGGCCTGAGCGGCGCTGAAGCCCTCAGCGGCGCGGCGAATATCTTCGTCGGCATTGAATCGGGTCTGGTCATTCGCCCATTCCTCGAAAAAATGACCCGCAGTGAACTCTGCTCGATCTTGAGTGCCTGCTACGGCAGCATTGCCTCGACGGTACTAGCGATTTATGCACTCTTCCTCGCCCCCACTTTTCCGACGATCGCGGGACATTTAGTTTCCGCATCGCTGATGTCAATTCCCGCCTGCTTTGTGCTCTCGAAGATTCTCGTTCCCGAAACTGAGGTGCCCGTTACCCTTGGAGGGATGCCAACGGCAGAAGCAGATGAAGCCGAACCAGAAAACGCGATGGAGAGCATTATTCAAGGGGCGATGGATGGCGCGAAGCTGGCAATCGCGATCGCCGCGCTCTTGATCGCCATCCTCGGTCTTGTCGCCCTCGTTGACCTATTTTTCGGGAATCTCGCGGGGCTAGCCCAAAGTCCCAATGCCGTATTGAAACAAATCGGCCAATTCTTCCAAGTCGTGAATGTCAAAAATATTTTGGGCGCACTGTTTGTTCCCCTTGTCTCCCTGACTGGCATCTCCAATCAATGGACCGAAATCTGGCAATCTTCCGTCTTAATCGGTTCTCGCTTAGTCGAAACTGAGATTCCGGCTTATCTATCCCTCGCGAGCTTGGCCCAAAAAGGGGCGATCAGCGATCGGGCTTTAGTAATTATTAGCTATATTCTCTGCGGCTTTGCCCACTTACCTTCCTACGGGATTTTCGTGGGTGGCTTCAGTAGCCTGATTCCCTCACGGCGCAAAGACATCACCGAACTCGGCTGGAAAGCACTTTGGGCGGCAACCTTAGCCACCATTATGACTGGCTGTATTGCAGGTGTATTCTTCTCTGGCAATGCCTCGATTTTAGGTCGAGGCTAG